In a single window of the Streptococcus ilei genome:
- the recJ gene encoding single-stranded-DNA-specific exonuclease RecJ, translating to MITSKYEWQFAAPFSDDTFLAQAKKRGLEASAAKLLGERGIQTEEALDRFLEPRLEDLHDPYLLHDMDKAVDRIRQAIEDYEQILVYGDYDADGMTAASIMKETLEQMGAEVAVYLPNRFTDGYGPNASVYKYFIEQQGISLIITVDNGVAGHEAIDLAQSMGVDVIVTDHHAMPEVLPDAYAVIHPEHPDADYPFKHLAGCGVAFKLACALLEEVPLDFLDLVAIGTIADMVSLIDENRILVKYGLAVLRQTQRIGLQEMLKLASIAPQDVNEETVGFQIAPRLNALGRLADPNPAVELLTGFDDEEALEIAMMIQAKNEERKEIVQAIYDEAKAMVDPSLPVQILAKEGWNPGVLGIVAGRLLEELHQPIIVLTIDQGKAKGSARSPESVHIFEALDPHRDLFIAFGGHAGAAGMTLEVDKLPHLTDIFSDYIREKGIDLTAKSTLFVDEELDLEELTLDTLKSFDRLAPFGMDHKKPVFYIRDFQVESSRTMGAGNSHLKLKIQKGNARFDVVAFGQGHLELEYSQAKNLELVVSLSINQWNGQTTLQLMVVDARVEGVQLYNIRGKNAPLPQAIPLFSQLEGAVDSPAIVIDRIPDDLADLKALFQEQNFQAVYFKNHLDKAYYLTGYGSRDQYAKLYKTLYQFPEFDVRHKLSQLSDYLKIPQVLLIKMIQIFQELGFVQIKNGIMTVNKDAEKKEIASSSIYQDLVQTVKDQELMALGSVQEIYDYLLSDEK from the coding sequence ATGATCACGTCAAAATATGAATGGCAGTTTGCTGCGCCCTTTTCAGATGATACTTTTTTGGCGCAAGCAAAGAAGAGAGGATTAGAAGCATCTGCAGCCAAGTTACTGGGAGAACGAGGGATCCAGACGGAAGAGGCGCTGGATCGTTTTCTTGAACCGCGGCTAGAAGATCTGCATGATCCCTACCTGCTTCACGATATGGACAAGGCAGTGGATCGCATTCGCCAAGCCATTGAAGACTATGAACAAATCCTAGTTTATGGGGACTATGATGCGGACGGGATGACAGCCGCTTCTATTATGAAGGAAACCCTGGAGCAGATGGGGGCGGAAGTAGCCGTCTATCTCCCCAACCGCTTTACGGATGGCTACGGTCCCAATGCCAGTGTCTACAAGTACTTTATCGAACAGCAGGGGATTTCCCTCATCATCACGGTGGACAATGGAGTAGCTGGACACGAAGCCATTGACTTGGCCCAAAGCATGGGGGTAGATGTCATTGTGACCGACCACCATGCCATGCCCGAAGTCTTGCCCGATGCCTATGCTGTCATTCACCCCGAGCATCCAGATGCTGATTATCCTTTCAAGCACCTAGCGGGCTGTGGGGTTGCTTTTAAATTGGCCTGTGCCCTCCTAGAAGAGGTGCCCCTAGATTTCCTTGATCTGGTAGCGATTGGGACTATTGCGGATATGGTCAGTCTGATAGACGAAAACCGTATCCTGGTCAAGTACGGCCTAGCTGTCCTTCGGCAAACCCAACGGATCGGCCTCCAGGAAATGCTCAAGCTGGCCTCCATCGCCCCTCAAGATGTAAATGAAGAAACAGTTGGTTTTCAGATTGCTCCTCGTCTCAATGCCCTGGGTCGCTTGGCTGACCCAAATCCAGCGGTCGAACTCTTGACAGGTTTTGACGACGAAGAAGCGCTAGAAATTGCGATGATGATTCAAGCCAAGAATGAAGAGCGCAAGGAGATCGTCCAAGCCATCTATGATGAAGCCAAAGCCATGGTCGACCCAAGTCTTCCTGTTCAAATCTTGGCAAAAGAAGGCTGGAATCCTGGTGTCTTAGGAATCGTGGCCGGGCGTCTACTAGAAGAGCTCCATCAGCCCATCATCGTCCTCACCATAGACCAAGGCAAGGCCAAGGGAAGCGCGCGAAGTCCCGAAAGTGTCCATATTTTTGAAGCCCTAGATCCCCATCGGGATCTCTTTATCGCCTTTGGAGGTCATGCGGGTGCAGCTGGTATGACTTTGGAAGTGGACAAACTCCCTCATCTGACTGATATTTTTTCCGATTATATTCGTGAAAAAGGGATTGACCTGACGGCCAAATCTACCCTCTTTGTGGATGAGGAATTGGACCTAGAAGAGCTGACCTTGGATACCTTGAAGAGTTTTGATCGTCTAGCACCTTTTGGGATGGACCATAAGAAGCCGGTCTTTTACATTCGTGATTTCCAAGTGGAGTCTAGTCGGACCATGGGGGCTGGTAATAGCCATCTGAAGTTGAAGATTCAAAAAGGCAATGCCCGCTTTGATGTGGTGGCTTTTGGTCAGGGCCATTTGGAATTGGAGTACTCCCAAGCGAAAAACTTGGAGCTGGTGGTATCCTTGTCCATCAATCAGTGGAATGGACAGACAACCCTGCAACTGATGGTGGTGGATGCCCGTGTAGAAGGAGTACAGCTCTACAATATCCGAGGAAAGAATGCTCCTCTCCCACAAGCTATCCCACTCTTTAGTCAGTTAGAAGGAGCGGTTGATTCCCCAGCCATTGTCATTGATCGCATACCGGATGACCTGGCTGACTTGAAAGCCCTCTTCCAAGAACAGAACTTCCAAGCGGTTTATTTTAAAAATCACTTAGACAAGGCCTATTATTTGACCGGCTACGGTAGCCGTGATCAGTATGCTAAACTCTACAAAACGCTTTATCAATTCCCAGAGTTTGATGTCCGCCATAAGCTCAGCCAACTATCTGACTACCTCAAGATTCCACAGGTTTTGTTGATCAAGATGATCCAGATTTTCCAAGAATTGGGCTTTGTCCAGATTAAAAATGGCATCATGACGGTTAACAAGGATGCGGAGAAGAAGGAAATTGCCTCTAGTTCCATCTATCAGGACTTGGTGCAGACGGTCAAAGACCAGGAACTCATGGCCCTAGGGTCTGTGCAAGAAATCTATGATTATTTGCTTTCTGATGAAAAGTAA
- a CDS encoding adenine phosphoribosyltransferase: MNLKDYIASIENYPQEGITFRDISPLMADGNAYSYAIREIVQYATDKKIDMIVGPEARGFIVGCPVAFELGIGFAPVRKPGKLPREVISADYEKEYGVDTLTMHADAIKPGQRVLIVDDLLATGGTVKATIEMIEKLGGVVAGCAFLIELDDLKGREAIGDYDYKVLMHY, from the coding sequence ATGAACTTAAAAGATTACATTGCAAGCATTGAAAACTATCCACAAGAAGGGATTACCTTCCGTGATATCAGCCCTTTGATGGCAGATGGCAATGCTTATAGTTATGCGATTCGTGAAATCGTTCAATACGCGACGGATAAGAAGATCGATATGATCGTCGGACCTGAAGCGCGTGGCTTCATCGTAGGATGTCCAGTCGCTTTTGAATTGGGAATTGGTTTTGCACCTGTTCGGAAACCTGGTAAGTTGCCACGTGAAGTCATCTCAGCGGACTACGAAAAAGAATATGGTGTGGATACCTTGACCATGCACGCCGATGCTATCAAACCAGGCCAACGCGTCCTCATCGTCGATGACCTCTTGGCAACAGGTGGTACCGTTAAAGCAACCATCGAAATGATTGAAAAACTCGGTGGAGTGGTTGCAGGTTGTGCCTTCTTGATCGAGCTCGATGATCTCAAAGGTCGCGAAGCAATCGGAGACTACGATTACAAAGTCTTGATGCATTACTAA
- the metA gene encoding homoserine O-acetyltransferase MetA, whose protein sequence is MPITLDKKLPAVDILRSENIFVMDDIRATHQDIRPMNVLILNLMPTKVATETQLLRLLANTPLQINVDFLYMTSHESKTTAAEHMEVFYKSFEDIKENYYDGLIITGAPVEKLAFEEVDYWEELTKVFAWSKRHVFSTLHLCWGAQAGLYYRYGIEKVALCDKLSGIYEQTVMNPQNRLMRGFDDAFLAPHSRYTDVPLKEVLDKSNLQVLAQGGEVGLSILASPDLREVYSFGHLEYDRDTLAKEYQRDVKAGLNPDLPKNYYDQDDSSRDPRMRWNLAAANFFSNWINYAVYQETPYRLEELEKDISFYGYL, encoded by the coding sequence ATGCCAATTACCTTAGATAAGAAATTACCAGCAGTTGATATTCTTCGCTCAGAAAATATTTTTGTCATGGATGATATTCGGGCAACGCACCAAGATATTCGTCCGATGAATGTTCTGATTTTGAATCTCATGCCGACTAAGGTAGCAACTGAGACTCAACTGTTACGCCTCCTGGCCAATACTCCCTTGCAGATCAATGTGGATTTCCTCTATATGACAAGCCATGAGTCCAAGACAACAGCAGCAGAGCATATGGAAGTCTTCTATAAATCCTTCGAGGATATTAAAGAGAATTATTATGATGGCCTGATCATTACGGGAGCTCCAGTAGAGAAATTGGCTTTTGAGGAAGTGGATTACTGGGAGGAGTTAACAAAGGTCTTTGCTTGGTCGAAGCGCCATGTTTTTTCAACCTTGCATCTTTGTTGGGGTGCGCAAGCTGGTCTCTATTACCGCTATGGGATTGAAAAAGTGGCTCTCTGTGACAAGCTATCAGGGATCTATGAGCAAACAGTCATGAATCCACAGAACCGATTGATGCGTGGTTTTGACGATGCTTTTTTGGCTCCTCACTCACGTTATACGGATGTCCCCCTCAAAGAAGTGCTAGACAAGAGCAACTTGCAAGTCTTAGCTCAAGGCGGTGAAGTAGGGCTATCTATTCTGGCCAGTCCAGACCTTCGAGAGGTCTATAGTTTTGGTCATCTGGAGTATGACCGTGATACCTTGGCCAAGGAATACCAGCGGGATGTGAAAGCGGGCTTGAATCCAGATCTTCCCAAGAACTATTATGATCAGGATGACAGCAGTCGCGATCCTCGGATGCGGTGGAACTTAGCGGCAGCCAACTTCTTTAGTAATTGGATCAATTATGCAGTTTACCAAGAAACTCCTTATCGTTTGGAGGAGTTAGAAAAAGATATTTCATTTTATGGTTACCTATAA
- a CDS encoding DnaD domain-containing protein, whose protein sequence is MTYSQAFKSGNLVLPSALLFHYHHLFKDAEDFLVWQFFYLQNTTNQSSLTPNQIADAIGKSVAEVNQSMSRLTNQGLLQYRTIELDGEIEVLFDATVALERLDDLLQSKTEEAQRGQDKQAKNELADLVKTFEQELGRLLTPFEIEDLTQTVKQDQTDPDIVKAALREAVFNGKPHWKYIQAILRNWRREGITSLTQLKIKQQEREALQPENVTVSEDFLQAMDLWKD, encoded by the coding sequence ATGACATATTCACAAGCATTTAAGTCAGGCAATTTGGTCTTACCAAGTGCCTTACTTTTCCATTATCACCACTTATTTAAAGACGCAGAGGATTTTCTGGTTTGGCAGTTCTTTTATTTGCAGAATACGACCAACCAATCCAGCCTCACGCCGAACCAAATTGCAGATGCGATTGGCAAGTCGGTCGCAGAAGTCAACCAGTCCATGTCTCGCCTGACCAATCAAGGTTTGCTCCAGTATCGAACCATTGAGCTAGATGGGGAGATTGAAGTTCTTTTTGATGCGACTGTTGCGCTCGAACGCCTGGATGACTTGCTTCAAAGTAAGACGGAAGAAGCACAGCGTGGGCAAGACAAGCAGGCAAAAAATGAACTGGCTGATTTGGTCAAAACCTTTGAGCAGGAGTTAGGCCGTTTATTGACTCCCTTTGAAATCGAAGACTTGACGCAGACAGTCAAACAGGACCAAACAGACCCTGATATTGTGAAGGCTGCCTTGAGAGAAGCAGTCTTTAACGGCAAGCCTCACTGGAAATACATCCAGGCCATCCTGCGCAATTGGCGACGGGAGGGCATTACCAGTTTGACACAATTAAAAATCAAGCAACAAGAGCGGGAGGCCCTTCAGCCTGAAAATGTCACCGTTTCAGAAGATTTCTTACAGGCTATGGATTTATGGAAAGATTAA
- the add gene encoding adenosine deaminase: protein MSTIDFHSLAKTELHCHLDGSLSLPTIRQLAALANIDLPASDEELKHHVTAPAHCENLLDYLEAFDYIRPLLQTKEALTLAAYDVAKQAALENVLYIEVRFAPELSMDQGLTVPETIDAVCEGLRQAQDEFGITAKALVCGMRQSDPELTSRILVEANQVRDQDFVGFDFAGDEHHYPPQAIEALIQQVNSYNRPMTLHAGECHCPANVAQSMAYGIKRNGHVTLLAYEPELLKEFVKNGVTGELCLTSNLQTKAAATVADFPYLKMKEAQAHISINTDNRTVSDTDLTKEYELYHRHFQTTPADFYQHNVDAIQASFASDEEKQELLTKLEKAYADYL, encoded by the coding sequence ATGTCCACAATTGACTTTCATAGTTTGGCAAAGACAGAACTCCACTGCCACTTAGACGGTTCCTTGTCTCTTCCGACTATTCGCCAATTGGCAGCCCTGGCCAATATTGACCTTCCTGCTAGCGATGAAGAGCTCAAACACCATGTCACTGCCCCTGCCCACTGTGAGAATCTCTTGGACTATTTGGAGGCCTTTGACTACATTCGCCCTCTCCTTCAAACCAAGGAAGCCCTGACCCTTGCTGCTTACGATGTCGCTAAGCAAGCGGCTCTGGAGAATGTCCTCTATATCGAGGTTCGTTTTGCCCCAGAATTGTCCATGGATCAAGGACTCACTGTCCCAGAAACTATCGATGCTGTCTGTGAAGGATTGCGCCAAGCCCAGGATGAATTTGGCATTACAGCCAAAGCCCTCGTTTGTGGCATGCGCCAGTCCGATCCAGAACTCACTTCTCGCATCCTGGTAGAAGCCAACCAAGTTAGGGATCAGGATTTTGTCGGCTTCGACTTCGCTGGGGATGAACATCACTACCCTCCACAAGCCATTGAGGCCCTCATCCAGCAGGTCAACAGTTACAACCGTCCCATGACCCTGCATGCAGGAGAATGCCACTGTCCAGCCAATGTCGCTCAATCCATGGCCTATGGCATCAAACGAAATGGCCATGTGACCTTATTAGCTTACGAACCAGAACTTCTAAAAGAGTTTGTGAAAAATGGGGTCACCGGTGAGCTCTGCTTGACCAGTAACCTTCAAACCAAGGCAGCGGCCACTGTGGCAGACTTCCCTTACCTCAAGATGAAAGAAGCTCAAGCCCATATCAGTATCAACACCGATAACCGGACCGTATCTGATACGGATTTAACCAAGGAATACGAGCTCTACCATCGCCACTTCCAAACGACGCCAGCTGACTTTTACCAGCACAATGTCGATGCCATCCAAGCTTCCTTTGCTAGCGACGAAGAAAAGCAAGAACTCTTGACCAAACTAGAAAAAGCTTACGCGGACTATTTATAA
- the yghU gene encoding glutathione-dependent disulfide-bond oxidoreductase produces the protein MSDYQLPEVWEAPSQMGGAWGSLNQPTAGARFEQTLPKGDQPFQLYTLPTPNGIKVTIMLEELKELGVDASYDAYRIKIGEGDQFGSDFVAINPNSKIPAMLDQSGEEAIRVFESANILLYLAEKFGQLIPADPAKRTEVLNWLFWQTGAAPFLGGGFGHFFHYAPEKIEYAINRFAMEAKRQLDLLDKELETKPYIAGDDYTIADIAIWSWYGRLAQDKVWDRAGIFLDVKEYKHLQAWTEKIANRPAVQRGLEVEYKEID, from the coding sequence ATGTCAGACTATCAATTACCGGAAGTATGGGAAGCACCAAGTCAAATGGGAGGAGCCTGGGGCAGCTTGAACCAACCAACAGCAGGTGCCCGTTTTGAACAGACTCTTCCAAAAGGCGATCAGCCTTTCCAACTCTATACCCTTCCAACCCCTAATGGAATCAAGGTGACCATTATGCTAGAGGAATTGAAAGAGCTGGGAGTGGATGCAAGCTATGACGCTTATCGGATCAAGATTGGTGAGGGAGATCAATTCGGCAGTGACTTTGTGGCTATCAATCCAAACTCGAAAATTCCAGCTATGTTGGATCAATCAGGAGAGGAAGCGATTCGGGTCTTTGAATCAGCCAATATTCTCTTGTATTTAGCAGAGAAATTTGGTCAATTGATTCCAGCAGATCCTGCTAAACGGACCGAAGTGCTTAATTGGCTCTTCTGGCAGACAGGGGCTGCGCCATTTTTAGGTGGGGGCTTTGGCCATTTCTTCCACTACGCTCCTGAAAAAATCGAGTATGCCATCAACCGCTTTGCCATGGAAGCCAAACGCCAATTGGACCTACTGGATAAAGAATTGGAGACCAAACCTTATATCGCAGGAGATGACTATACCATTGCGGATATTGCCATCTGGTCTTGGTATGGCCGTCTCGCCCAAGACAAGGTCTGGGACCGAGCGGGAATATTCTTAGATGTGAAGGAATACAAGCATTTGCAAGCCTGGACAGAAAAAATTGCTAATCGCCCAGCAGTGCAACGTGGCTTGGAAGTGGAATATAAGGAAATTGACTAA
- a CDS encoding tRNA (adenine(22)-N(1))-methyltransferase, which yields MEFTKLSNRLDLVASFVPEGARLLDVGSDHAYLPIALLQEGKIEAAIAGEVVEGPYQSALQNVADNGLEDKIEVRLANGLAAFEPTDSISCITIAGMGGRLIADILAAGLEKLAGVSRLVLQPNNREDELRTWLVDHDFRIVDEAILEENEKFYEILVVEQGSQELSAKELRFGPYLMREQAPAFVQKWSKEVEKLAFALEQVPVENQSARASLEDRIAQIKEVLNESK from the coding sequence ATGGAATTTACAAAATTATCAAATCGATTGGACTTGGTGGCTAGCTTCGTCCCAGAAGGAGCGCGTCTGTTAGATGTGGGAAGTGACCACGCTTATCTCCCAATCGCTCTTTTACAGGAAGGCAAGATTGAGGCTGCTATTGCAGGGGAAGTGGTTGAGGGACCTTATCAGTCTGCCCTGCAAAATGTCGCCGATAATGGTTTAGAGGACAAGATTGAAGTCCGCCTAGCTAATGGCTTGGCTGCATTTGAACCAACAGATAGTATTTCCTGCATCACTATTGCAGGAATGGGCGGGCGCTTGATTGCAGATATCTTAGCAGCTGGACTTGAGAAATTAGCCGGTGTCTCCCGCTTGGTCTTGCAACCCAATAATCGGGAGGATGAATTGCGGACTTGGTTAGTAGACCATGATTTTCGCATAGTTGATGAAGCTATCTTAGAAGAAAATGAGAAGTTTTATGAGATCCTCGTGGTCGAACAGGGTTCTCAAGAGTTGTCAGCTAAGGAACTGCGTTTTGGTCCCTATTTGATGCGGGAACAAGCTCCAGCCTTTGTCCAAAAGTGGTCCAAGGAAGTGGAAAAATTAGCCTTTGCCTTGGAGCAGGTCCCAGTTGAGAATCAATCTGCCAGAGCATCGTTAGAAGACCGTATCGCCCAAATCAAGGAGGTCCTAAATGAAAGCAAGTGA
- a CDS encoding Nif3-like dinuclear metal center hexameric protein produces MKASEVIKRYEAYCPQELSMEGDVRGLQVGTLQKDIKKVMVALDIREQTVAEAIAHGVDLIIVKHAPIFRPIKDLVADRAQNQIYIDLIKHDIAVYVSHTNIDIVPDGLNDWFCQLLEIENTEPLSLTGEGLGIGRIGQVRPQTFRQLAEKVKETFGLDALRLVGYDQADLDRVIERVAICGGSGQSFYKDALAKGAEVYITGDIYYHTAQDMLSDGLLALDPGHHIEVLFVSKLVEKLNQWKSEEDWGIEVLVSQASTNPFYHI; encoded by the coding sequence ATGAAAGCAAGTGAAGTCATCAAACGCTATGAAGCTTACTGTCCTCAAGAACTTTCCATGGAGGGAGATGTCCGTGGGCTACAGGTCGGCACCCTGCAAAAAGACATCAAGAAGGTCATGGTAGCCTTGGATATCCGGGAGCAGACGGTGGCGGAAGCCATCGCCCATGGAGTGGACTTAATCATCGTCAAGCACGCGCCCATTTTCCGTCCGATTAAGGATCTGGTTGCCGATCGGGCTCAAAATCAGATCTATATTGACTTGATCAAACACGATATTGCGGTCTATGTCAGCCATACCAATATTGATATTGTCCCAGATGGATTGAACGATTGGTTCTGCCAGCTTTTAGAAATTGAAAATACAGAGCCCCTCAGCCTGACAGGAGAAGGTCTAGGTATCGGCCGTATCGGTCAGGTGCGCCCCCAAACCTTTAGGCAGTTGGCTGAAAAAGTAAAAGAAACCTTTGGCTTAGATGCTTTGCGCTTGGTTGGTTATGACCAGGCGGATCTGGATCGGGTCATTGAGCGCGTCGCTATCTGTGGTGGAAGCGGTCAGTCCTTTTACAAGGATGCTCTTGCTAAGGGAGCAGAGGTCTATATCACAGGAGATATCTACTACCACACGGCTCAGGACATGCTAAGTGACGGGCTCCTAGCCTTGGATCCAGGTCACCATATCGAAGTTCTCTTTGTCTCGAAACTAGTAGAAAAACTCAATCAGTGGAAGTCTGAAGAAGATTGGGGGATCGAAGTGCTGGTTAGTCAAGCTAGCACCAATCCTTTTTACCACATCTAA
- a CDS encoding NAD(P)/FAD-dependent oxidoreductase encodes MKVAIIGAGIVGSTAAYYLSKEAQVDVTVYDHGVGQATKAAAGIISPWFSKRRNKAWYRLARLGADFYQELVEDLAKDGIETDFYQQTGVYLLKKKEEKLDELYQLALSRREESPLIGDLAILTKEEVAQQFPGLNGFEQLLYASGGAHVEGALLTETLLKASGARVIKEEVALSVSDHGYQIAGENYDQVILATGAWLGQMLEPLGYQVDVRPQKGQLRDYQLDRDTDDYPVVMPEGELDIIPFQKGKISMGATHENEMGFDLMVDQALLNQMETEALAYYPELAQATVVGERVGTRAYTSDFSPFWGALPNQAGIYVASGLGSSGLTTGPLIGWHLAQLVAGGNLRLDPADYPVEQYVKK; translated from the coding sequence ATGAAAGTTGCGATTATTGGTGCAGGGATCGTGGGATCCACTGCAGCCTATTATTTATCCAAAGAAGCACAAGTGGATGTAACCGTCTATGACCATGGTGTGGGCCAAGCGACTAAAGCTGCGGCCGGTATCATTAGCCCTTGGTTTTCTAAACGACGGAACAAGGCCTGGTATCGCCTCGCTCGCTTAGGAGCTGACTTCTACCAAGAGTTGGTAGAGGACCTGGCCAAGGATGGAATTGAAACAGACTTTTACCAGCAGACCGGGGTCTATCTCCTTAAGAAAAAAGAGGAGAAATTAGATGAACTCTATCAGTTGGCACTGAGCCGCCGGGAAGAATCACCCTTGATTGGAGACTTGGCGATTTTAACCAAAGAAGAGGTGGCCCAGCAATTCCCAGGTCTAAATGGTTTTGAACAGCTCCTTTATGCATCAGGTGGAGCTCATGTTGAAGGAGCGCTTCTCACGGAAACTCTCCTTAAAGCCAGTGGGGCAAGAGTGATTAAGGAAGAGGTTGCTCTCTCAGTCTCGGATCATGGCTATCAGATTGCAGGAGAAAACTATGACCAAGTCATCCTAGCAACAGGAGCCTGGCTGGGACAAATGCTCGAACCACTTGGCTACCAAGTCGATGTCCGTCCCCAAAAAGGACAGTTGCGGGATTATCAGCTAGACCGAGATACTGATGACTATCCTGTGGTCATGCCAGAAGGAGAGCTGGATATCATTCCCTTCCAAAAGGGCAAGATCAGTATGGGAGCCACTCATGAGAATGAGATGGGCTTTGACCTGATGGTGGATCAAGCTCTGCTCAATCAGATGGAAACAGAAGCCTTGGCCTACTACCCAGAACTAGCTCAAGCGACAGTTGTCGGCGAGCGCGTTGGTACACGGGCCTACACCAGTGACTTTTCACCATTTTGGGGGGCTCTTCCCAATCAAGCTGGTATTTATGTCGCCAGTGGCCTAGGTTCGTCCGGCCTCACAACAGGTCCCCTCATTGGTTGGCATCTAGCCCAACTAGTGGCAGGAGGAAACCTACGCTTAGATCCAGCAGATTATCCAGTTGAACAATATGTGAAGAAGTAG
- a CDS encoding ZIP family metal transporter: protein MNWFQSQSVVLQAFLAGLFTWGCTIVGSAIVFFFKHISRKLLDIMMGFAAGVMIAASFWSLLQPSIEYAENSYGSLAWFPAAIGFLAGGFFLRLIDAIVPHLHMSKEIEEAESIHTPREKKLSKTTLLFLAITIHNFPEGLAVGVAFGALASNPSPEAFIGAVGLAIGIGLQNIPEGAALSIPIRTDGKSRLNAFYWGSMSAIVEPVGALLGAVAVLSMTAILPYALSFAAGAMIFVVVEELIPDSQTNGNTDVATLGLMVGFVIMMILDVALG from the coding sequence ATGAATTGGTTTCAATCACAATCCGTGGTCTTGCAGGCCTTTCTCGCAGGATTGTTTACATGGGGCTGTACCATCGTAGGGTCAGCCATCGTCTTTTTCTTCAAGCATATTAGTCGAAAACTATTGGACATCATGATGGGCTTCGCGGCGGGCGTTATGATTGCGGCTTCTTTTTGGTCCCTCTTGCAACCGTCTATTGAGTATGCGGAAAACTCCTATGGAAGTTTGGCTTGGTTTCCGGCTGCGATCGGTTTTCTAGCTGGAGGTTTTTTCCTCCGCTTGATCGACGCCATCGTCCCTCACCTTCATATGAGTAAGGAGATTGAGGAGGCTGAGAGCATCCATACGCCGAGGGAAAAGAAGTTGTCTAAAACAACCCTACTCTTTCTCGCTATTACCATCCACAATTTCCCAGAAGGCTTGGCGGTCGGAGTGGCCTTTGGGGCTCTCGCCAGCAATCCAAGTCCAGAAGCCTTTATCGGGGCGGTTGGTTTGGCTATCGGGATTGGCTTACAAAATATCCCTGAAGGTGCTGCTCTTTCGATCCCGATCCGGACGGATGGCAAATCCCGTCTCAATGCCTTTTATTGGGGCTCCATGTCCGCCATCGTGGAACCAGTAGGAGCCCTGCTAGGGGCAGTAGCGGTCCTATCTATGACGGCCATCTTGCCGTATGCTCTTTCTTTTGCGGCAGGGGCTATGATCTTTGTGGTGGTCGAAGAGTTGATACCAGACTCGCAGACCAACGGCAATACAGATGTTGCGACCCTCGGCCTCATGGTTGGCTTTGTCATTATGATGATCCTAGACGTCGCTTTGGGATAA